The DNA window CAGATTAAGCGGTCCAGTGGGCCAGCCGGGATACTGGTGGTGAAAAAAATAGATAAATCGAAATTGATTATCTAAAAACACATGCCTCACACATTTTTGCATCAAAATAGTTGTTTATTATTGGTTGAATAAATGAAGCAATGGAATCAATAGGAtgaagttgaaaggaaaagtgagTTCTTCTTTGCAGTAATTTTGTCTTTATGTGGCATGACTATGGCCTTGTTTGGAATCTAGAGAAACtgtctattttaaaattatttatagtgTGTAGTTTTTGACTAAAGGTTTACACTTCACACTAGGAAGCACAGGTTCACATGGTTTGATATCAATAATTTCTTGTTCTCCATTATTCTCACAATGCAGCTCTGGTCCCATGTTGCACTCACAATGCATATCATCATAGTATTAAGCTTTCACTAAAGTGTATCCTTATTGTTAGGGGTCACAGTTAGGGGTGGCAATAAAATCCATTAAGGGATTATCCATCCGATCCATCTACTAATTAATCCATCTAATCCATCCGTCAAACAAAAAATTAGCTAATGAATTGGATATAATCCATCCATTTTACTATATGGatggatccaatccatccatctcATTTTATAAATCCAATggattgtatcttattatatattttattttttagattttacataaatttcataaaacttattttatcttttttttaaaatatttttattttaaaaattgaaaaaaaaatatatctctCTCCCCTCCCTTTCAAGAAAAACAATCGCGTGATTTCATTGAACTATCACACTTACCTATAAACTGTGGATTCAACAATGGCTCCAAAAATTACTAAAAATGGGAGCACTTTCGAAAATGAGAAGAAAAACATTTCTAATTCATTTGCTTCTCCACCCATTCTGTACGGTAAATTCTAAAGTTATTGTTGTTgcaaaattaatatattaacatGTTGTTATTGCAAACTTTATTTTCAATGATTTACTGtagtaacataaataattttgttttatcaaCAAAGTTATCaatcaattttatatatatatatatatatatatatatatatatatatatatatatatatatatatatatatatatatatatatatatatatatgaactaaATACTTttagagaaattaaaaaaaaaaatcatttttgtaaaattttataaataaaatatattattgaaaaaaaattaagtaatatattttaattaattttatggatggacggatatccatccattaaaaagtgttaatggatggattggatggatttttttcATTAacggatggattggattggattttttaaagagaattttagtggattgttaatggattaatggattgttttgatccatccattaacaatccaatccatatccatccaatccatccattttgccatccCTAGTCACAGTTGAAGATATAAATTACTCGAAATTATTTgagttttataataaatatattacaaGTTTGAGTTAACCCTTAAAAGCAACTACGTAATTTGTATACCCAAATTTCATTTTTGGGAATGCACTAGATTGGCGGTGGGGAGAATTGATTCTAGCGGAATTGAGTTTGATAGAATTGATTCTAACAGAATTGATtttagcagaattgatttatgtttggatacatttatgtaaaagtgagttgaacaataaatttcagtgtaaaaattacccagaatcaattctggaggcagaagctacaaattgtagcttcaaatagaatcaattctggaggcagaatcaattctacttttgtctaaccaaacatatcaaaatcacccaaaagcaattctacatctctagaattgcttttggccattccaaaagctaatccaaacatgcACTAAATGAGACATTATTGCTACTATAATATCATAGGGATTCAATAATTGTCACTGTAggccctttttctttttttcacaaACTGTTGTCGTTCTCTTTTTTGGTAAATTGTTCTTGTTAGACAAATAAAAGTTTAATAGCTTAAAGACTTAATTACAAATTTGATCTCTAATTTAAGTTATGAGCAAGTTTTTtctctagttttttttttcttcttttttcgttGTTAGAATTGAGTCCCTTCATCCCTCCACTAAAAAAAATATCACCATTTGAATGGATTAAATCGTTTAAAACGTTGTTTCACCTAAACTCCATTCGTTCACCAACCCAAACAATaaatttaacttaaaaaatcccaacttttcttttcttgatataTATGATCTCGCATTCTACAAAATTCTTCAATTTCATTTCATCGAAtctcaaatatttaaaaaaaaaaaaaaaatccttaaaTGACTTGATGAAAGACAATTGGTTGTATGACTATATTTAATTAATCTTTAAAATATATGAACTTAAATTGctcaaaaaaatttagaaaaacccAAATCAAACACATCTCAACTAAAACACCCAAAAGTTTAATTAAGCTTGATTTTTCATAAGCTAAAATAATCGTTAACTCAACTTTTCTTGGTGCACAGATATCTTAACTCTTAAGTAATCacattattcaaagttaaaataaGTTAGGATATAATGCAAAAATACTAGTAACacttagaaaaaaaaataaaagctaaAGTAAATTCTCTAGACTTGATTTTTATCCACATGAGAACTTATGCTGGCAGTAAATTTAATCGTAGAAGCTCTACTTTCTACTTTTTGGTATTGGATAGTTGAAGAAAGCAATTAAAGATCACAAGTTACATCATGAAGAGCCAATGGGTATGATTTCCATTTGCAATATATATGCATGTCATAGGTCTCTTTGTTACTTTACCACCCCACTCATACAAAAAAAGTATAGCACATAGACTATAGACTAAACAATATTAGCTGTCCTATAACAAAGGAATAATAAAAGATGGAATGTCGTTGTTGAGCAGTGGATTACATTGCATTATGTATAGTGTACAATGCACTGCAGAATCAGAGTTAACTTTATGTGAGGTAGCAATATCAAATTATCAATAGCAAACAGAAGAAAATGGGCGTTGTTTGTTGGAATCAATGTGTGGGACATAGTTTGGTTTGTCTTTCGGGGTATAATGACAAGCTTTAATTTCTCTCTTGAACATTTTTCTCTCTTCTATTGGGTATACAATCATATACTACTTTTACACCATGGATTCCATTAATATTCTAGCACATTAATTTGAGTTAAGAGATGTAAACAAAGCATTGGAGTATAAAATGTgtattataaaaatgaaaatatttatatttttaaagatggaaagagaaaaaatatagttAGAATGACAAAATTAAGTCTTTCCCAATTTGGGATTTTGGGTTTTTTTAGCACTTTTTCCTCTACCTCCAGATTCTCCTATTGCTTGCTTCCAAAGAAATCCTGAAAAGGTAGAAACAATATTACATTTACAGTTGATTTAAGTACAGCAGCACCAAGCTTATATCAACTGAACCAGTTATTACCCTCTGCCCCAATTATCACACAAAACACATTTATAATTATCACAAACACTCCCTTCTTCCACCATCACTATCATGACTCAAAACTAGTTTATATGTGACAGCTTTCGATGGGATTAATGACGGTGTTTCATGAGTGTTGATGTCTAGGAGCTTTGAGCTGCCATAGAGAACTGCCTTAACCAGATAGAGGATACTGAATGATCATTACTTTGACGTTTATTTtctgtttaatatttatttatacaaaACGCAAATAACAAAAGACGACTAAACATTGTCTATCATTTCATAACttcaagaaaaagaaaacacagaTTCTGACAATATACAGGATTTTGAGTAAAATGTAATCAACTTGAAACTATATATCCATTTAAAGTTGTAGACTTATAGTTGTTAGTATTACAAGGATCTAGTTTGTTGGGTTGGATGATGCTTTAGGTATTGTCGTTAGAAGAAAATAACTACCCACCAGGAAATCATAGTATAAGGAAATTTAGACATGCACTCAACTACCAACAGAGTGTGTATTTTCTGTCATAGGAAAAAGCAACAAGATTGATTTAACCTTTAGTAAAGAATAGATGTTTTCCTTCTAACAATTGTTAGCAAAAACTGATCTAATATCCAAAAATCTCAGATTAATTAGAAGTGATAAAAAGTAGCTTTTGCAAGAAGTTGCAAACTTTAGACAACAGTTTCCATCAAACCAGTTTTAGATTAAAAACATCCAAACACAACAAATAGCTTCAGTTCAAATTCAATCCTAAGTCCAAAGCAACTTTACAAAAATCAAgcttattcagaaacacatttgCCGAAAACTCACCCAAACATACACAAAGTGGACTAACAAATAAACCTCGTGTAATTTACATTGCCCATTTACCCATTTACCTTGTACACGAGCCATACATTGATTGACTGCCATCCACACTTCTCTAACTAATACCCATGGATATGGAAATTGAAGTATAGATAGATTAGAGAGAGAACCTCAATGAAAGGAAGATCAAACACAACACACATTTCTCATTGGCATTAAGAGGATATATTGGTTGATCTATCTAAACTTTATATATTTAATGAGTTAATCTTGTCTAATCTACAAATCTCCACAATATTGGAGGAGTACCAATTGAGTGAGGAGGAAGTTGACTCCCCTCTAATCCCTTCATTTTCCTCTCCCTCCAAAACAATACAACAAACAACAAGAATTTAAAATCATTCTTCCCATTCCCTCTCCCTCACATCTTATACCCTCCACTTCCACTAAACAGATACTATTTAAGGATCCATTTACCTTGCATTTTCCATAAATATTTACCTAATCATTACTTATTCAGTGTGTAAATAAATGAAATGAAAGCAATAACTGTACATCTAATATACATCTAAAGATCACATCCCAAAAAGCCTTGTATTCTTTTTGAAGGGAGAACCTCGTGACTTACATACCACATCGACTCTCCGTCATGTTTGCGAAATGTAAAACATACAATTACATATATGAAAAGAGGCTGGCATTGACAACAATCGTGCATTAATAACAGGGAcacaagaaaacaacaataataatagtcCAAGTCTTATCTCACGAGGATTTGAGACATACAAAAGAGTAAACGAAAAATACAGAGCCCGTCAAACTACAAATCTACAAATCGAAGATGTAGATAAACAATCAAGATACAAATTGTTGCACAAACATGATAATACCGTAAACGAGAAAACTCCAATCAAACATCACCAATTACAATTTACAGCATCAAATAAAGAATGATATAACAAAAAATAATGTTACTATGATCCTATAGTACccataatttaaaacaaaagagTTAAAACAAGAACCTGATTCAAGTAGGAACTAATCATTCATCGTTGTCATCCTTCTTCTTGGGCTTTCTGTATGTTTCCTCAGTGATTTTCGCCATGAACAAGACAGTATCCGCCAGCTTAGCAATATTAGGTACTTTATAATTCTGAGCCACATAAACTCCACAAACTGTTCCAGCTATAAAAGAGAAGCAACCCCTAATTATACCCATTGTTGCTCCAGCACCAGCTATGAACCTTTACTATCAAGATACCGCTTCAGCAAGAATCACTGTTAGAATCACAATTAATCAAATCAGCGtctagtcaaaatcataatttcagAAGTGCTTAACCTAATTTTAACCGATTTCATTTGAATCATCGTTCAGTTGTGGAATCATAGTGTGGTTTTCTAAAAGTAATTAAAGCATAAGATAAGTGATTTTATGATGAGAATCGCGTTACTGCGACGCGATTCTCTGTTTTGGCGGAAAATCGCGATGGAAACGCAACGTTGATTGCGATACAGTAGAAGGGAATGAAAATCTGATAAAATAAAGAGTGAAGAGAAAAACCTGAAGTGGAGTTCGCCGCCACTGTTTCTGGTCTCCGATGACGGTTGCGTTTTCCGGGCGAAGCGGCGGTGCCTGGATTTTGATTTGATGGAGCTGCTCAATATTTTGGTTCAAggttttaattgttatttttttggagaaacaataatttttttaaactaagagtttttgtttttgttttattttttaaatgtgtATTGGTAAAAATTCACATAAATTAAGTTTGAATTTTAGGATGTACTAGTATTGATGAGAAATTTTAagagatttttaaaatatttatttaatagaaAATATATGAATATTTTAGTTATCCTAATAGAAATGTCATTTGATTGAGAGTTTGAAGATTATTCGTTAAGAgaattataaaaattgtttcgCGAGAGAATTAGAAATATGAGATGGATTGGTGATTGAATTTCTGATGTAGTGCACTAAGCTTTTCAGTACGGAGGCGTGAGGATTAACCTGCAAAGTTAACACTTTAACGCTTAAGCTAGTGAAAGGATAAGAAACGGTGAATAGTGGAGACGAATTAGAATTACATGTAAAACGGTGTTATCTCTCTTTATATAACAAAAGTGAGTATCTAGGACGAATTTTGAGGAGATTTGATTCGTTTGTAGTGTTCGTTTATCTCCTGGTTGTAGGACATCGCGCGGCTCTCGTGTTAGAAGTACCCATAAAAGcttctttgtttatttttttcaacTCTTTTGTCGTTTGAAATTTTCAAGAGTTAATATTTTTCTTCGCTTTATTTGTGATCACAACCAGAATTCTTGGGGTCAATCAACAgggtttttaacatttttaattgAGTGATTTTTTTATTGCTTTCTTGGGGTCAATCAACCAGAATTCTATGgatttttttcattttgtatATGTTTTAGACACCCTAAGCATAAGAAACTAGTTACTAATGGCTAGGGAAAGGACCGCACTGAATTGACAACTAACAGAGGAGATTACAGTCGGCTCTTAACAAGGTGTTACGTCTCATAAAGAGGGTTTCATATTTTGGAGCAGCAGGAATTACAACCTACCCGTAATAATGGGTTACGGCCGTAATTCCCCCATATATAGGAcaacttttgaagttcttccatTTTATTTTAGGATCTCTTGGTTTTCTAGGCGTTTGACTTCATATTTAAGTCGATTTAATGTCATTTAATGGCGTAGAGGCCTATATAAACGTGTTGTAACATGAAACAAAATCACATAGCATTATCTACTTTACTTTTAGGCAAATTTCCTATTTTTCGCGTTTTACATTCTGTGAAAATTTCTTGCATTTTATTATGTTGTAAAAATCTCCTTAGAGTATCCGTAACATTGAGAACTCATTGCAATACATGTTTCAATTTTCTTATGTTATCTCATTATGTGTATGCTTTCGGTTGTTATGTGTATGCTTTCAgttgttaataggtatgaaatgagccgacttcgtaagcctatcaacaatcacccaaattgaATCATGTCCTCTCACGGTATTCGGCAAACCCGTCCCGAAATCCacagaaatgctatcccattttcATTCCGGAACTTCCAACGGTTCCATTAATCCAGCAGGCTTCTGATGCTCGACCTTCgatttctgacaagtcaaacaagcatacacaaacCGAGCTATGTCACGcatcattccaggccaccaaaacaaattcttcaaccTCTCCTTAGGGTGTCGACGTCAACCTCTccttcaactcggtaaaactctcttcacaagaaacatcccacacaaaagtcttacccttacaagtcaacttagtcaacgggAGTGCTAACTtggagaaaccttcaatgaaccttctataataaccaGCTAGTCtcaaaaagcttcgaatctcggtagcTGACTTAGGAGTTTTCCATCCCAACACGGCTTCAAATTTAGATGGATCCACAAcaatgccatcaccagaaatAACATGCCCTagaaaactaacttctttcaaccaaaactcacacttggacaacttagcatacaacttcttctctttcaagacttgcaataccaacttcaaatgctcagcatgatctgattctgatttagagtaaatcaaaatatcatcgatgaacaccaccacaaaacgatccagatactcatgcaaaatacggttcatgtactctataaatactccaggtgcattagtaacaccaaagggcatcacaaaatactcataatgtccataacgtgttctgaaagccgtcttctgcaaATCCTCATCTCTCACCTTAatttgatggtaacccgacctcaaatcaatcttgctaaacacgcGAGCACCAACCAATTATCCATTAAATAATCAATTCTTAGAAGTGGATATTTATTCATGATTGTCACCTTATTCcactgacgataatcaatacaaagtcttcAACCTCTCCTTAGGGTGTCGACGTCAACCTCTccttcaactcggtaaaactctcttcacaagaaacatcccacacaaaagtcttacccttacaagtcaacttagtcaacgggAGTGCTAACTtggagaaaccttcaatgaaccttctataataaccaGCTAGTCtcaaaaagcttcgaatctcggtagcTGACTTAGGAGTTTTCCATCCCAACACGGCTTCAAATTTAGATGGATCCACAAcaatgccatcaccagaaatAACATGCCCTagaaaactaacttctttcaaccaaaactcacacttggacaacttagcatacaacgtcttctctttcaagacttgcaataccaacttcaaatgctcagcatgatctgattctgatttagagtaaatcaaaatatcatcgatgaacaccaccacaaaacgatCCAGATACTCATGCAAAATATGGTTCATGTACTCTataaatactccaggtgcattagtaacaccaaagggcatcacaaaatactcataatgtccataacgtgttctgaaagccgtcttctgcaaATCCTCATCTCTCACCTTAatttgatggtaacccgacctcaaatcaatcttgctaaacacgcGAGCACCAACCAATTATCCATTAAATAATCAATTCTTAGAAGTGGATATTTATTCATGATTGTCACCTTATTCcactgacgataatcaatacaaagtctcataatCTTCGATATTATTTTGTAGACAATTGAGCACACAACAATGGGACGATAGTCCttaatatgtttttgttttggaTGAATGGTTGAAGTAGGTTGGTTAAGGTCAGAAAATGGCATTagctcataatttttttaatagcatGCACCAAAGTGGGATGACCGAGCCATTATCATAGTCCTTCTTTTGTTGGATAAAGATATTTGTAATAAAACTCATATGGTTGTTCATTTAAATTGAGTTTACTATTAAAATGAAAGTTCTTTATTAATTCTGTATTCATATGAGTTTTATATTAAAATGATTCTATATGATTTTCTTATTTGATCTTTctagtttaatttttaatttataaaggtTGTACATATATATTGATTATGACTCCTAGAACTTTAAGCTTATCTTGATTATTCACTTTAATCAGTTTTCTTTATATTAATTTTCTAAATTAAACTACACTTGAAGAATGTAGTGGAATGTGAAAAATATTTCTATGTGCCCTACAACAAAGGTAAAAAATCAGAGAGAGACAGAGAgatttttaaactaaaattaatatttaaaatacaatgaTTTCAAGAATGATTGTTTTTCCTATATCAAAATATCTATATTTTACAATAGTCTAATATTCAATATCCTTATCTATATTTAAATTAGtgtagttataattataataatcaatATTAAACATATCTAAAGAAAACACTATGGATATATTAAAATATCTAAGATGCTACTAAATTTTATCATTCAATACTAGGTATCTTGCCAAATATAAAGCAAAAGTATTACATTGAAATAAaactttaaagataaaatatttcaaCACTATTAcgaatgaaaaaaaaattcaaattcaaaaaaattaatacaCTGACAAAATTAAAACtagttaatatttaataatttataaaaaaactctAATTCGGAATCCCATATGCAATTTTCACATAATTTtatatcatcatcttcatcgttAAATAATGACCACCAACGTTCCTTCACTCTCCATCCATTACCGTTGCTTTTAGAGTTGCATATAGGAGTTTGATTGCGTACCAACATTCTATTATTTATCCATAAACAATTTATTAAATGTTGTACATTCTTCCTTGAACTCATGATACATTTAGACTTTCTCAAAGAACGCATATACTCAACTCCTTGTTTTCTAGATCTGTGATCCTCAGAACACAACAAAGTCATACCATACACATAAGTTGCTTCTTTATGACCCTTTTGAGCTGCACATTTTAAGCTCTCAAGACCATCAATATTGTCGTTATTATAGCTAAAGTACTCACGCAATCCTTTCCTATATAAGCTCTCAGTGTTTTCACTTTCCACACAACGTTTAAAAAATAACAAAGCATTTTCGTTTTGAATCCATTGACTGAATGGAAAATTTTCCAAGGAAACTTTTTGTAACATATTACTTTCTTCCGCGATTTCAAGAAACTCTTTGCAACACATTTTCATTTGGTGAAGATCAATGAAAGATTGAGATCCTACGCTTGTGACCAATTCGCGTAATAACTCTCTTGGAAGTGATTGTATGCTGGAGAAACATGGGACATGTTCACTCATATTGTTTTTCTTCTCCAATATTATATTTGATGATAGGATTCAAGGATTAAAGATTTCAAAATTAATACTGATAAACAATGGCTTTGAGAGAGTTTAAGGTGGATGAATTAATATATAGGGGTTTCATATTTTGTTTTAACTTGTGTTTcttaattttgattttcaatactataaaatatttaggTATATACCTAAAATATCTagaatcaattttcttaaaattaatttttttaaataataatatacatccaatattctaatcttgGATATATTTTGCCAATTATGgttgatttaaaaataatattattacattAGTATCATTTATAAAATGTTAAGCTGTCAACATTTCTTATTTTAGATCGATtccttgtgatttttttaattttgatttttaaaaatggTATTCTGTAATCAATTTCTTATTTTAGATTGATtccttgtgatttttttaattttgatttttaaaaatggTATTCTGTAATCAATTATTATCTAAGTTTGATTGCTTTCTAATAGCGTTTATTTGGGATTGAttccaatatttatttattttaaaagtgGCAtgctataattaatttttatacagggttgattttttttccaaatataatttatttaggaAATATTCCATTAGCTTTGATTATAAATTGGAATGTTACAATAAATATTATTACTATTCGTAAAATTTACCATTATTACACTAGGATtactatttgattttcttccaaaAACTTATCATAACAAATAAAGTatgaaattaattaaatgaatctttcaaaaaagagaataatattttaaaattttaaaagaagtTAAAGCATAATTTGTCTTAtgttattttttcatttaaaaacttGTATTcaatttagttatttaattatcTATACCACATTTATCAATTATTAAATTTGTGAAATGTTTATATCATTTATTAAATTTGAGGCATTTCATTGTGATATTGTTTTTAATGAAACTTAGACATTATTATTACTTCATAAATGGTAGAGTCTcctttataattattttgattttttatttaggaAAATGTTCTCTTTTTTACGGGCTTTCAAACACTGTACAAACGATTTTATTTGATGATCTAACATAAATTAGAAAACTATTATTAGTTTTTAGCTTATTGTGTCTTTTAAAATGTTCctcactttattattattattattattattattattattattattattattattattattattattattattattattattattattattattaatattattataaaaaatattatcatcattattcatattaataattttttttattattattagtaatattttttttcaacaataaagAGATATATCCAAAAAAATATGATGAATACAAGGCGTTCGCAACCGATCCAGCCCACAAAGAGATAAAAGCCCAAACACACAATTACATCATAAATTTAACTATGTGTTTTCTAAGCATGGTACTTCAGTCCAAATAACCTTAAGCTTGACACATTCATAGAACAGGTGGTCTACCGTTTTTACCTTAGAACAGAAGCATCAGATAGAATTGTTCAACATACTAAATCTATTCAATCTCTCTTTTGTTGCTACTTTCTTGTGACACTCTA is part of the Vicia villosa cultivar HV-30 ecotype Madison, WI linkage group LG2, Vvil1.0, whole genome shotgun sequence genome and encodes:
- the LOC131654010 gene encoding uncharacterized protein LOC131654010 is translated as MGIIRGCFSFIAGTVCGVYVAQNYKVPNIAKLADTVLFMAKITEETYRKPKKKDDNDE